One window of the Shewanella cyperi genome contains the following:
- the murE gene encoding UDP-N-acetylmuramoyl-L-alanyl-D-glutamate--2,6-diaminopimelate ligase — translation MILLKDLLAPWFHYAGSEAVAAPTLDSRAVTGGGLFVAVPGHHSDGRNYVAAAFAKGAAAALLHTDDPALHGQVDTESGLCIHFFQLGRQASALAAQYYQLQPRTLKIAGVTGTNGKTSVTQLMAQLSERVGIRAAVMGTLGNGLWGELIDSGNTTADAIRVMADLQAFQSAGAGLCAMEVSSHGLVQGRVEAVPFDVAVFTNLSRDHLDYHGDMLSYGAAKRRLFSFGSLHRGIINADDPVGQQWLLELGELALGYSTVPGSQAAYGVIAAEFHQQGIEAQIRWPGGEGKMSSQLLGEFNLANLLAALAALHQLGYDMQQLLAAAPGLTPVPGRMECFPAGDVAMVVDYAHTPDAVEQVLKAARRHCRGQLWCLFGCGGDRDKGKRPLMAAAAERWADRLLLTSDNARSEDPQAIIADMQAGLSEPDKALVEADRIKAVQLALSLAKPGDLILLAGKGHETYQEIAGVKHDYDERAYVQRLAKEQQ, via the coding sequence ATGATATTGCTCAAGGACTTGTTGGCCCCCTGGTTTCACTATGCCGGCTCCGAAGCCGTTGCTGCCCCGACCCTGGACAGCCGCGCCGTCACCGGCGGCGGTTTGTTTGTAGCCGTTCCGGGTCATCACAGCGATGGCCGTAACTACGTGGCGGCGGCCTTTGCCAAGGGAGCTGCGGCAGCGCTGCTGCACACGGACGATCCCGCCCTTCATGGGCAGGTTGATACCGAGTCTGGCCTGTGCATTCATTTCTTCCAACTGGGACGGCAGGCGTCTGCCCTGGCTGCTCAGTATTACCAGTTGCAACCCCGCACCCTGAAAATTGCCGGTGTCACCGGTACCAATGGCAAGACGTCGGTCACCCAGTTGATGGCGCAGCTGAGTGAGCGGGTGGGGATCCGCGCCGCCGTCATGGGCACTTTGGGCAATGGCCTCTGGGGCGAGCTTATCGACAGTGGCAACACCACGGCCGATGCCATCCGGGTGATGGCCGATCTGCAAGCTTTCCAAAGCGCGGGCGCCGGACTTTGTGCCATGGAGGTCTCCAGCCATGGCTTGGTGCAGGGCCGGGTTGAGGCCGTGCCCTTTGATGTGGCCGTGTTTACCAATCTCAGTCGCGATCACCTGGATTATCACGGTGACATGCTGTCCTATGGTGCCGCCAAGCGCCGCTTGTTCAGTTTCGGCAGTCTGCACCGGGGCATAATCAATGCCGACGATCCCGTGGGCCAACAATGGCTGCTGGAACTGGGCGAATTGGCGCTCGGCTACAGCACAGTGCCCGGCAGTCAGGCCGCCTACGGCGTGATTGCTGCCGAATTTCATCAGCAGGGCATAGAAGCGCAAATTCGCTGGCCCGGAGGCGAGGGCAAGATGAGTTCGCAGTTGCTGGGTGAATTCAACCTCGCCAATCTGCTGGCTGCGCTGGCTGCGTTGCATCAACTGGGTTACGACATGCAGCAGCTGCTGGCTGCAGCGCCTGGCTTGACGCCGGTGCCCGGCCGTATGGAATGTTTTCCCGCCGGCGACGTCGCCATGGTGGTGGATTATGCCCATACCCCGGATGCGGTGGAGCAGGTGCTCAAGGCCGCCCGCAGGCATTGCCGGGGCCAGCTCTGGTGCCTGTTCGGTTGCGGCGGTGACAGAGACAAGGGCAAGCGGCCCCTGATGGCGGCTGCGGCCGAGCGCTGGGCCGATCGCCTGCTGCTGACCTCGGACAACGCCAGAAGTGAAGATCCCCAGGCCATTATTGCCGATATGCAGGCCGGACTCAGTGAACCAGACAAGGCACTGGTGGAAGCCGACCGCATCAAAGCCGTGCAGCTGGCGCTGTCACTGGCCAAACCCGGTGATCTCATTCTTTTGGCCGGCAAGGGCCACGAGACCTATCAGGAGATTGCCGGCGTGAAACACGATTATGACGAGCGCGCCTATGTGCAGCGTCTCGCGAAGGAGCAACAGTGA
- a CDS encoding UDP-N-acetylmuramoyl-tripeptide--D-alanyl-D-alanine ligase, with amino-acid sequence MISLSLQELATATGGRLLGENIQIDAVGSDSRAMKPGSLFVALVGERFDGHDFAANAVTAGASALLVERELPLAVPQLLVESGLKALGQIGALVRDKVNPECVALTGSNGKTTVKEMIATVLSQRHRVLFTAGNFNNDIGVPLTLLRLSAGDEYGVFELGANHKGEIDYTSALVRPRVALVNNVGSAHLEGFGSIEGVAAAKSEIYGHLPDDGVAVINADDAFADFMAQAAAGHKMIQFGIHNQADVTATGLEADAFGCYGFQLHWQKQTIAIKLPLAGAHQVNNALACTSVCLALGLSLAEIASGLAALKPVKGRMLPHRLGRLTLVDDSYNANPSSVKAAIDWLREINGNRCLVLGDLGELGDNAALLHAEVGDLARDSGIEALFCLGRLSEHCSRAFGSEHFVDLDVLVNKLIKHINQLHGNVTVLVKGSRSAAMERVVEALIAAHGRGELK; translated from the coding sequence GTGATCTCCCTGAGTTTACAGGAGCTGGCAACCGCCACCGGTGGGCGATTGCTGGGTGAAAATATTCAAATCGATGCCGTTGGCAGCGACAGCCGCGCCATGAAGCCAGGAAGCCTGTTTGTGGCCCTGGTTGGCGAGCGCTTCGATGGCCATGATTTTGCTGCCAATGCCGTGACTGCAGGCGCCTCGGCTCTGCTGGTTGAACGCGAGTTGCCGCTGGCCGTGCCGCAGCTGTTGGTGGAAAGTGGCCTCAAGGCCCTGGGGCAAATTGGTGCCCTGGTGCGCGACAAGGTCAATCCCGAGTGTGTGGCTCTCACCGGTTCCAATGGCAAAACCACAGTAAAGGAAATGATTGCCACAGTGCTGTCGCAACGGCATCGGGTGCTGTTTACCGCCGGCAACTTCAACAACGACATAGGTGTACCCCTGACTCTGTTGCGCCTGAGCGCAGGCGACGAGTACGGGGTGTTTGAACTGGGTGCCAACCATAAGGGCGAGATTGATTACACCTCGGCCCTGGTCAGGCCCAGGGTTGCCCTGGTCAATAACGTTGGCAGCGCCCACCTGGAAGGCTTTGGCTCCATTGAAGGGGTGGCCGCCGCCAAGTCGGAGATCTATGGCCATCTGCCCGACGATGGCGTGGCGGTGATCAATGCCGACGATGCCTTTGCCGACTTTATGGCCCAGGCCGCCGCGGGCCACAAGATGATTCAGTTCGGCATTCACAACCAGGCCGATGTGACTGCAACCGGGCTTGAGGCCGATGCCTTCGGTTGTTACGGCTTTCAGCTGCACTGGCAGAAACAAACAATAGCCATCAAGTTGCCGCTGGCCGGTGCCCATCAGGTTAACAACGCTTTGGCCTGCACCAGTGTCTGTCTGGCCCTTGGCCTGAGCCTTGCGGAGATAGCCTCCGGGCTGGCCGCACTCAAGCCGGTAAAGGGCAGAATGTTGCCCCACAGGCTGGGTCGCCTCACCCTGGTGGATGACAGTTACAACGCCAATCCATCCTCGGTGAAGGCCGCCATCGACTGGTTAAGAGAAATTAACGGAAATCGCTGTTTGGTACTGGGCGATTTGGGCGAATTAGGCGACAATGCTGCCCTTTTGCACGCCGAGGTGGGTGACTTGGCCAGGGACAGTGGCATAGAGGCGCTGTTCTGTCTGGGCCGTCTCAGCGAGCATTGCAGCCGAGCCTTCGGCAGCGAACATTTTGTTGACCTGGATGTCTTGGTAAACAAGTTGATTAAACACATCAACCAGTTACATGGAAATGTGACTGTGTTGGTCAAAGGGTCCCGCAGCGCCGCCATGGAGCGGGTTGTGGAGGCCTTAATTGCGGCCCATGGTCGCGGGGAGTTAAAGTAA
- the mraY gene encoding phospho-N-acetylmuramoyl-pentapeptide-transferase, whose translation MLVYLAEYLTQFYTGFNVFSYVTFRAILALLTGLSFSLWWGPKLITRLQLLQIGQVVRNDGPESHFSKRGTPTMGGILILAGIFIGVLLWGDLGSRYVWVMLFVLATFGMIGFVDDYRKVVRKDPKGLIARWKYIFQSLAAMVIALYLYFSASTPGETQLVLPFFKDIMPQLGLMFIVLVYFTIVGSSNAVNLTDGLDGLAIMPTVMVAAAFALIAYLSGHVQFANYLHIPYLPGAGELVIVCTAIVGAGLGFLWFNTYPAQVFMGDVGSLSLGAALGTIAVLVRQEILLVIMGGVFVMETLSVILQVGSYKLRGQRIFRMAPIHHHYELKGWPEPRVIVRFWIISLFLVLLGLATLKLR comes from the coding sequence ATGCTGGTTTATCTGGCTGAGTATCTGACCCAGTTTTACACTGGCTTCAATGTATTTTCCTATGTGACCTTCAGGGCCATTCTGGCACTGTTGACCGGTCTCAGCTTCAGCCTTTGGTGGGGGCCCAAGCTTATCACTCGCCTGCAACTGTTGCAGATAGGTCAGGTGGTTCGTAACGATGGTCCCGAATCCCATTTCAGTAAGCGTGGCACCCCCACCATGGGCGGGATCCTGATCCTGGCCGGTATTTTTATCGGAGTGCTGCTGTGGGGCGATCTGGGCAGCCGCTATGTCTGGGTCATGCTGTTTGTACTGGCGACCTTCGGCATGATTGGCTTTGTCGATGATTACCGCAAGGTGGTGCGCAAGGATCCCAAGGGGTTGATTGCCCGCTGGAAGTACATATTCCAGTCCCTGGCTGCCATGGTGATCGCCCTTTACCTGTACTTCTCTGCTTCGACACCCGGCGAAACCCAACTGGTACTGCCCTTCTTCAAGGACATCATGCCGCAACTGGGGCTGATGTTCATTGTGCTGGTGTACTTCACCATTGTGGGCTCCAGCAATGCGGTGAACCTGACCGATGGTCTCGATGGTTTGGCCATCATGCCGACCGTGATGGTGGCAGCGGCTTTTGCATTGATTGCTTACCTGTCCGGACACGTTCAGTTTGCCAATTACCTGCATATCCCTTATTTGCCCGGCGCCGGTGAGCTGGTGATTGTCTGTACCGCTATTGTGGGTGCCGGTCTTGGTTTCCTCTGGTTCAACACCTATCCGGCCCAGGTCTTTATGGGCGATGTGGGTTCCCTGTCTCTGGGCGCAGCCCTGGGCACCATAGCCGTGCTGGTACGCCAGGAAATCCTGCTGGTGATCATGGGTGGGGTGTTTGTGATGGAAACGTTGTCGGTGATCCTGCAGGTGGGGTCTTACAAGCTGCGCGGTCAGCGCATTTTCCGCATGGCGCCCATACATCATCATTACGAACTCAAGGGCTGGCCCGAGCCGCGGGTGATAGTGCGCTTCTGGATCATCTCGCTGTTCCTGGTGCTGCTTGGCCTGGCCACGTTGAAGTTGAGGTAA
- the murD gene encoding UDP-N-acetylmuramoyl-L-alanine--D-glutamate ligase, translating into MTMPLAHTYSHIVLGLGATGLSVVRYLVRQGIEPLVMDSRREPPGADKLRREFANVPLMSGGFDCRYLVQAKQIVISPGIAMDTPEVQAALDMGIEVIGDIELFARAIADKPPCVLAITGSNGKSTVTTLVGEMARADGKRVAVGGNIGIPALELLESDAELFVLELSSFQLETTHSLNCIAATCLNISEDHMDRYSDLESYRRAKLHLYDQTRLCIFNRDDSLSIPTEPHNQNSFGLGIPKVDEWGIADGKIYHGATEIMPLLHVALIGSHNHANLMAAMALADAAGISRPAMVKVAREFTGLAHRCEAVASHEGITWVNDSKATNVGATVAALHGLSGHLGEIILIAGGDGKGADFEPLREALHGVSQLITLGRDGHKIAALKEGAIEVANMAEAVAKAATLAGSGDIVLLSPACASLDMYSNFMARGDDFRHQVELLYGN; encoded by the coding sequence ATGACCATGCCGCTCGCCCATACCTACTCACACATAGTCCTTGGCCTGGGAGCCACAGGGCTGTCTGTGGTGCGCTATTTGGTGCGTCAGGGCATTGAGCCGCTGGTGATGGACAGTCGCCGTGAACCGCCTGGTGCTGACAAGTTGCGTCGGGAGTTTGCCAATGTGCCGCTGATGAGCGGTGGCTTTGATTGTCGCTATTTGGTACAGGCCAAGCAGATAGTCATCAGTCCGGGGATTGCCATGGACACCCCCGAGGTGCAGGCCGCGCTGGATATGGGCATAGAGGTCATAGGCGATATCGAGCTGTTTGCCCGCGCCATTGCCGACAAGCCACCCTGTGTGCTGGCCATTACCGGCTCCAACGGTAAGTCGACCGTCACTACCCTGGTGGGGGAAATGGCCAGGGCCGATGGCAAGCGGGTTGCGGTTGGCGGCAACATAGGTATTCCGGCACTGGAATTGCTGGAATCGGACGCCGAGCTTTTCGTACTGGAATTGTCCAGTTTCCAATTGGAAACCACCCATAGCTTGAATTGCATTGCTGCCACCTGCCTGAATATCAGTGAAGATCATATGGACAGATACAGCGATCTGGAGAGTTATCGTCGGGCCAAGTTGCATTTGTATGACCAGACACGGCTGTGCATTTTCAACCGTGACGACAGCCTGTCCATACCCACAGAGCCACACAACCAGAACAGTTTTGGATTGGGTATTCCCAAGGTGGATGAGTGGGGCATAGCCGATGGCAAGATTTACCACGGCGCTACCGAGATTATGCCGTTGCTGCATGTGGCGCTGATCGGCAGTCATAACCATGCCAATCTGATGGCGGCCATGGCCCTGGCCGATGCCGCCGGGATTAGCCGTCCAGCCATGGTCAAGGTGGCCCGCGAGTTTACCGGACTGGCCCATCGCTGTGAGGCGGTCGCCAGCCATGAAGGTATCACCTGGGTCAATGACTCCAAGGCCACCAACGTGGGCGCCACAGTGGCGGCGCTCCATGGTTTGAGCGGCCATTTGGGCGAGATCATTTTGATCGCCGGTGGTGATGGCAAGGGCGCGGACTTTGAGCCCCTGCGCGAGGCGCTGCACGGTGTCAGCCAGCTGATTACCCTGGGGCGTGACGGCCATAAGATCGCCGCGCTGAAGGAAGGTGCGATAGAGGTAGCCAATATGGCCGAAGCCGTGGCCAAGGCTGCGACCTTGGCCGGTAGCGGCGATATAGTGCTGCTGTCGCCTGCCTGCGCCAGCCTCGACATGTACAGCAATTTCATGGCCCGGGGTGATGATTTCCGTCATCAGGTGGAGCTTCTGTATGGCAACTGA
- the ftsW gene encoding cell division protein FtsW, producing MATDSRQLNLFERSGNLWTAWWGGQKAPGTQLYDRSLLTAVLSLIAFGFVMVMSASMPEAQSLTGNPFHFMIRHCAYLVGCVIIATLVLRIEMSRWQQVSPLLLLVVGLMLVGVLIVGTTVNGAKRWLSVGPIRIQVAELAKFAFAVYMSGYLVRRHQELRENAKGFYKPIAVFAVYAVLILAQPDLGTVVVLFVGTVGLLFMAGARLLDFFALILSGVLAFVALVLLEPYRMRRVTSFMDPWQDPFGSGYQLTQSLMAYGRGDWLGQGLGNSIQKLEYLPEAHTDFIFAVIGEELGFVGIVMVLSVLLFVALRAIRLGNQCLSLDKAFEGYLAYAIGIWICFQTVVNVGASIGMLPTKGLTLPFISYGGSSLWVMTAAAMLLLRIDHERRLGMIQAVQGRTS from the coding sequence ATGGCAACTGACAGCAGACAGCTCAACTTGTTTGAGCGCAGTGGCAATCTTTGGACGGCCTGGTGGGGAGGCCAAAAGGCGCCCGGCACCCAGCTTTACGACCGTTCATTGCTGACGGCTGTGTTGTCGCTGATCGCTTTTGGTTTTGTGATGGTGATGTCGGCTTCCATGCCAGAGGCTCAGAGTCTGACCGGCAACCCGTTCCATTTTATGATACGTCACTGCGCTTACCTGGTGGGGTGCGTGATTATTGCCACCCTGGTGCTGCGCATCGAAATGAGCCGCTGGCAACAGGTCAGTCCGCTGTTGTTGCTGGTGGTGGGCCTTATGTTGGTGGGGGTGCTGATAGTAGGTACTACGGTGAACGGCGCCAAGCGCTGGTTGTCCGTAGGGCCGATACGCATTCAGGTGGCCGAATTGGCCAAGTTTGCCTTTGCCGTGTACATGTCCGGCTATCTGGTGCGTCGTCACCAAGAGTTGCGCGAAAACGCCAAGGGGTTCTACAAACCCATTGCAGTGTTTGCTGTCTACGCTGTGCTGATCCTGGCCCAGCCGGATCTGGGAACCGTGGTGGTGCTGTTTGTTGGCACTGTGGGGCTGTTGTTCATGGCCGGGGCCCGTTTGCTGGACTTCTTCGCCCTGATCCTCTCCGGGGTGTTGGCCTTTGTGGCCCTGGTGCTGCTGGAGCCCTACCGGATGCGGCGGGTGACTTCTTTTATGGATCCCTGGCAGGATCCCTTCGGCAGCGGTTACCAGTTGACCCAGTCCTTGATGGCCTACGGCCGCGGTGACTGGTTGGGGCAGGGGCTAGGCAACAGTATTCAGAAGTTGGAATATCTGCCCGAGGCCCACACCGACTTTATCTTTGCCGTGATAGGGGAAGAGTTGGGATTCGTTGGCATAGTGATGGTGCTGTCGGTGCTTTTATTTGTGGCGCTGCGGGCCATTCGCCTGGGTAATCAGTGCCTGTCGCTGGATAAGGCCTTTGAAGGTTACCTGGCCTATGCCATAGGGATCTGGATCTGCTTCCAGACCGTGGTGAATGTGGGCGCCAGTATCGGCATGTTGCCCACCAAGGGGCTGACCTTGCCCTTTATCAGTTACGGTGGTTCAAGTTTGTGGGTCATGACCGCGGCAGCCATGTTGCTGCTGCGTATCGATCACGAGCGGCGTTTGGGGATGATCCAGGCGGTGCAGGGGAGAACTTCATGA
- the murG gene encoding undecaprenyldiphospho-muramoylpentapeptide beta-N-acetylglucosaminyltransferase, with protein sequence MSRQKRILVMAGGTGGHVFPALAVARTLAKDGWQVRWLGTADRMEARLVPQHGFDIDFLDIKGVRGNGLIRKLAAPFKILRSILQARAVIKEFKPDVVLGMGGFASGPGGVAAWLSGIPLVLHEQNAVPGVTNKLLSRIATRVLCAFKGAFDHGAEVVGNPIRQELVALGAERQQSGEHGDSMRLLVVGGSLGAQVFNELLPEVCARLSQSQSVTVWHQVGKNNLAKVQADYQLRGQDGGVKVAEFIDDMEAAYRWADLVICRAGALTVSELAAVGLPGILVPFPHAVDDHQTLNARVLVDAGAAFLLPQTIVTADLLVSKLQLLAGDREELSRMGQRARAAAVLDATDRVADVCRQLAR encoded by the coding sequence ATGAGCCGGCAAAAACGCATTCTGGTGATGGCCGGCGGCACCGGCGGTCACGTGTTCCCGGCGCTCGCCGTGGCGCGAACCTTGGCCAAAGATGGCTGGCAGGTGCGCTGGTTGGGTACGGCCGACAGGATGGAGGCCCGCCTGGTGCCCCAACACGGATTCGATATCGACTTTCTCGATATCAAGGGCGTGCGCGGCAATGGCCTTATTCGCAAGCTTGCAGCGCCGTTCAAGATTTTGCGCTCCATTTTGCAGGCGCGGGCCGTGATCAAGGAATTCAAGCCCGATGTGGTGCTGGGCATGGGCGGCTTTGCCAGTGGTCCCGGTGGCGTTGCCGCCTGGCTCAGTGGTATCCCACTGGTGCTGCACGAGCAAAATGCCGTGCCCGGTGTGACCAACAAATTGCTGTCGCGTATTGCCACACGGGTGCTGTGTGCCTTCAAGGGCGCCTTTGACCATGGCGCCGAGGTGGTGGGCAATCCCATTCGCCAGGAGTTGGTGGCACTGGGCGCCGAGCGGCAACAAAGTGGTGAGCACGGTGACTCAATGCGCTTGTTGGTGGTGGGTGGCAGCCTGGGGGCTCAGGTGTTCAACGAACTGCTGCCTGAGGTCTGCGCCCGTTTAAGCCAAAGCCAATCCGTGACCGTCTGGCACCAGGTGGGCAAGAACAACCTGGCCAAGGTCCAGGCCGACTACCAGCTGCGTGGCCAGGATGGCGGCGTCAAGGTGGCCGAATTTATTGATGACATGGAAGCGGCTTACCGCTGGGCCGATCTGGTGATCTGCCGTGCCGGTGCCCTGACAGTGTCTGAACTTGCCGCAGTGGGACTGCCCGGCATTTTGGTGCCCTTTCCCCACGCGGTGGATGATCACCAGACGCTCAATGCCAGGGTGCTGGTAGATGCCGGGGCAGCTTTTTTGCTGCCGCAGACCATAGTGACGGCCGATCTGCTGGTCAGCAAGTTGCAGTTGCTGGCCGGTGACCGAGAAGAACTTTCCCGCATGGGACAACGAGCCAGGGCGGCCGCAGTACTGGATGCAACCGACAGGGTTGCCGACGTGTGCCGTCAGCTGGCGCGATAA
- the murC gene encoding UDP-N-acetylmuramate--L-alanine ligase: MTETEKYRQLRTMIPEMRRIRRIHFVGIGGAGMGGIAEVLLNEGYQISGSDIAANAVTERLASLGAKVIIGHDADNVAGVDVVVVSTAIKSDNPEIAAAQQNRTPIVRRAEMLAELMRYRHGVAVAGTHGKTTTTSLIASIYGQAGRDPTFVIGGLLNSAGTNARLGSSRYLIAEADESDASFLHLQPMVTVVTNIEADHMDTYGGDFERLKSTFVDFMHNLPFYGVAVVCIDDPVVREIMPRIGRKVVTYGFSEDADVRALDFVQQGHKCRFTVRRQGRDDLALVVNLPGQHNVLNSLAAIAVATEDDIEDEAIIKALEEFQGIGRRFQHLGKFATPKGEVMLVDDYGHHPSEVAATIKAARAGWPDKRLVMAYQPHRYSRTRDLYEDFVEVLSQVDKLLLLEVYAAGETPIPGADGRALCRSIRQRGLLEPIFVAGPEQLAPLLADVLADGDLLLCQGAGNIGALSRQLAASELGFAKSEKDDADQ, translated from the coding sequence ATGACAGAAACAGAAAAGTACCGACAGCTCAGAACCATGATCCCGGAAATGCGCCGCATTCGCCGCATTCACTTCGTCGGCATAGGCGGCGCGGGTATGGGCGGTATCGCCGAGGTGCTGCTCAATGAGGGCTATCAGATCAGTGGTTCGGACATAGCCGCCAATGCCGTGACCGAACGCCTGGCGTCCCTCGGCGCCAAGGTGATCATTGGCCACGACGCTGACAATGTGGCCGGTGTTGATGTGGTGGTGGTCTCCACCGCCATCAAGAGTGACAACCCAGAGATAGCCGCCGCCCAGCAGAACAGGACCCCCATAGTGCGCCGGGCCGAGATGCTGGCGGAACTGATGCGTTATCGCCATGGGGTGGCTGTGGCCGGTACCCACGGCAAGACCACAACCACCAGTCTGATTGCCAGCATCTATGGCCAGGCCGGTCGTGATCCGACCTTTGTGATTGGTGGCCTGCTCAACAGTGCCGGCACCAATGCCCGTCTGGGATCGAGCCGTTACCTGATTGCCGAAGCGGACGAGAGTGATGCCAGCTTCCTGCATTTGCAGCCCATGGTGACCGTGGTAACCAATATCGAAGCCGATCATATGGATACCTATGGTGGCGACTTTGAGCGGCTCAAGTCCACCTTTGTGGACTTTATGCATAACCTGCCGTTTTACGGTGTGGCCGTGGTCTGTATCGACGATCCCGTGGTGCGGGAAATCATGCCTCGCATTGGCCGTAAGGTAGTGACCTACGGTTTCAGCGAAGATGCCGATGTGCGGGCACTGGATTTTGTGCAACAGGGGCATAAGTGCCGCTTCACCGTCCGTCGTCAGGGCCGTGATGATTTGGCTTTGGTGGTGAACCTGCCCGGTCAGCACAATGTGCTCAATTCCCTGGCCGCCATCGCTGTGGCCACAGAGGATGATATTGAGGATGAGGCCATCATCAAGGCGCTGGAAGAATTCCAGGGCATAGGTCGCCGCTTTCAGCATCTGGGCAAGTTTGCCACCCCCAAGGGCGAGGTCATGTTGGTTGACGACTATGGTCATCACCCCAGCGAAGTGGCGGCCACCATCAAGGCGGCTCGCGCCGGATGGCCGGATAAACGTTTGGTAATGGCCTATCAGCCACACAGGTACAGCCGTACCCGGGATCTGTACGAGGACTTCGTCGAAGTGCTGTCCCAGGTGGACAAGCTGTTGCTGCTGGAGGTCTATGCCGCCGGTGAAACGCCGATCCCGGGCGCCGATGGCCGGGCGCTGTGCCGCTCCATCCGTCAGCGGGGCTTGTTGGAGCCGATATTTGTCGCCGGGCCCGAGCAATTGGCGCCGCTATTGGCCGATGTGCTTGCCGATGGTGACCTGTTGCTCTGTCAGGGCGCCGGAAACATAGGTGCCCTGTCGCGGCAGTTGGCGGCTTCGGAACTGGGCTTTGCCAAATCGGAAAAAGATGATGCAGATCAGTGA
- a CDS encoding cell division protein FtsQ/DivIB: MGRVDGLKQKLAAVDWYLTSGLLFLALVLSGLGYAAYRLQLLLNDAEALPIEAVVIKGERRLTSEEEIRGALQNLMARSFFSADVTEVQKAIEALPWVYRASVRRVWPARLKVYLQEQQPAAHWNQDKWLNVHGEVFQAPLREGLPQLPNLAGQDQSAAEVLESFKQMSELLELNGFTLASLSLSPRHAWIATLEKGVVLELGREDKMARIQRFINVYPTLAQQQKGIAKVDLRYDTGLAVGWEETKKESR; the protein is encoded by the coding sequence ATGGGCAGGGTCGATGGCCTGAAGCAAAAGCTGGCGGCGGTGGACTGGTATTTAACTTCCGGGCTGCTGTTTTTGGCCTTGGTATTGAGTGGACTGGGTTATGCGGCCTATCGGTTGCAGCTGTTGCTCAATGATGCCGAGGCCTTGCCGATTGAGGCCGTGGTGATCAAGGGCGAGCGCAGGCTCACCTCCGAGGAGGAAATCCGCGGCGCCCTGCAGAACTTGATGGCCAGAAGCTTTTTCAGTGCCGATGTGACCGAGGTGCAAAAGGCCATAGAGGCCTTGCCCTGGGTATACCGGGCCTCGGTACGGCGGGTATGGCCGGCCCGGCTGAAGGTGTATCTGCAGGAGCAGCAACCTGCGGCCCATTGGAACCAGGATAAGTGGCTTAATGTCCACGGGGAAGTGTTCCAGGCGCCGCTGCGGGAGGGACTGCCGCAGTTGCCGAATTTGGCCGGTCAGGATCAGAGTGCCGCCGAGGTGCTGGAAAGTTTTAAACAGATGAGCGAGCTGCTTGAGCTCAACGGGTTTACCCTGGCATCCCTGAGCCTGAGTCCCCGCCACGCCTGGATAGCCACCCTGGAAAAGGGGGTGGTACTGGAGTTGGGACGGGAAGACAAGATGGCCAGGATCCAGAGATTTATTAATGTTTACCCCACCCTGGCACAGCAGCAGAAAGGGATCGCCAAGGTGGATTTGCGCTACGACACAGGTTTGGCCGTAGGCTGGGAAGAGACAAAAAAAGAGAGCCGTTAA